One window of Channa argus isolate prfri chromosome 4, Channa argus male v1.0, whole genome shotgun sequence genomic DNA carries:
- the twf1a gene encoding twinfilin-1a, translating to MSHQTGILAGNDVKDIFASAKSGDQYRVLKIVIKDEQLTLGASRKASKKWDQEYDSLVLPLLEDDVPCYILYRLDSSNNQGHEWIFLAWSPDHSAVRHKMLYAATRATLKKEFGGGHIKDEIFATTKEDLNLSGYKKYLTSQAAPLPLTAAEEELRQIKLKEVQTDISVDTKQQTLQGVAFPVHKDAVAALELFRDKKVNYVQLKVEADEELIRLCNTEPTTIEELPKRIPKDSPRYHFFLYKHSHEGDYLESTIFIYSMPGYKCSIRERMLYSSCKNPLVDMVENKLQIEIEKKMEIENGDELNSDFLYEEVHPKQHAHKQAFAKPKGPAGKRGGRRITRPPAEEEEED from the exons cGGGGAATGATGTGAAGGATATCTTTGCCAGTGCCAAGAGTGGAGACCAATATCGGGTCTTAAAGATTGTCATTAAGGATG agcaacTGACACTCGGTGCCAGCAGGAAAGCATCAAAAAAGTGGGACCAGGAGTACGATTCGTTAGTGCTGCCGCTCCTCGAGGATGATGTGCCCTGCTATATTCTGTATCGCTTAGACTCCTCTAACAACCAGGGCCACGAGTGGATCTTTCTAGCCTGGTCACCAGACCACTCTGCT GTGCGACATAAAATGTTATATGCTGCTACCAGAGCCACATTGAAGAAAGAGTTCGGAGGTGGACACATCAAGGATGAGATTTTTGCTACCACAAAG GAGGATTTGAATCTTAGTGGATATAAAAAGTATCTGACATCGCAGGCTGCTCCCTTGCCCCTCACGGCTGCagaggaggaactgagacagattAAACTAAAAGAG GTGCAAACGGACATCAGTGTGGACACCAAGCAGCAGACTCTGCAGGGAGTGGCCTTTCCAGTTCACAAAGATGCAGTTGCAGCACTTGAACTTTTCAGAGACAAGAAAGTCAACTATGTACAACTG AAAGTAGAAGCCGACGAGGAGCTGATTCGATTGTGCAACACCGAGCCAACGACGATAGAAGAACTTCCAAAGAGAATCCCTAAAGACTCTCCACGCTACCACTTCTTCCTCTACAAACACTCTCATGAAGGCGACTACTTAGAGTCTACAA TCTTCATTTATTCTATGCCCGGGTATAAGTGCAGCATTCGAGAGAGGATGCTCTATTCCAGCTGCAAAAATCCCTTGGTTGACATGGTGGAAAACAAGCTCCAGATTGAGATTGAGAAAAAG ATGGAGATTGAGAATGGGGATGAGCTGAACAGTGACTTCCTGTATGAGGAGGTGCATCCCAAGCAGCATGCCCACAAGCAGGCCTTCGCCAAGCCCAAAGGCCCTGCAGGGAAGAGGGGTGGTCGTCGTATCACCCGACCTcctgcagaggaagaggaggaagattaA
- the irak4 gene encoding interleukin-1 receptor-associated kinase 4 isoform X1 codes for MTNSVTSATYIRNLSYSLRRELSDFLDPQDKWKDVIVSIRRQNGELRYSQLHVRRFEGLVAQGRSPTLELLNDWGTTNSTVGELVDILQSHSLLAAASVLLPDRVKEARDTAETQLVAVAEKTYSTLSTKLLEDREVDRETPVRSALRPQILLEDKEPEHTGFSNFLYSEMRKITLNFDDRPMSDGGSRLGEGGFGTVYRGLLNDRPVAVKKLGTMDDISLDELRIQFNQEIQTLKVLKHENLVDMIGFSCDGQHPCLVYALMTNGSLLDRLACMEDTIPLCWRQRCLIAEGSARGLEYLHCYHHIHRDVKSANILLDETFVAKISDFGLTRASAKHTSTTMMTERIVGTRAYMAPEALRGEITPKSDVFSFGVVLLEILSGLPPADENREPQFLMEFRYDIDDEDEELTLEEFVDKKMTDWEMSQIESVYSLACNCLHDRKNRRPVIKQVLSELKGVVKTISLDLEA; via the exons ATGACCAATTCAGTTACTTCCGCTACTTACATTCGCAACCTCAGTTATAGTCTACGTCGCGAGTTGTCGGATTTTTTGGACCCTCAAGACAAATGGAAAGATGTTATTGTGTCGATACGCAGGCAGAATGGGGAACTGAGGTACAGCCAGCTTCATGTGAG GAGGTTTGAAGGCCTTGTTGCACAGGGGAGAAGCCCCACACTGGAGCTGCTGAACGACTGGGGGACCACCAACAGTACAGTGGGTGAACTTGTGGACATTTTACAGAGTCACAGCTTATTGGCTGCTGCTAGTGTTCTGCTCCCTG acagaGTAAAGGAGGCCAGAGacacagcagagacacagcTGGTGGCTGTGGCAGAAAAAACATACAGCACCCTTTCAACCAAGCTACTGGAAGACAGGGAGGTGGACAGAGAGACGCCTGTCCGCTCTGCTCTGCGGCCCCAGATTCTTCTGGAAGACAAAGAACCAGAACACACAG GTTTCTCGAACTTTTTGTACTCAGAGATGAGGAAGATAACGCTGAACTTTGATGACCGTCCCATGTCGGACGGCGGCAGCAGACTTGGAGAGGGAGGCTTTGGCACAGTATACAGAGGCCTCCTGAATGACAGGCCAGTTGCAGTAAAAAAGCTCGGCACA ATGGACGATATCTCATTGGACGAGCTGCGAATTCAGTTTAATCAGGAGATTCAAACCTTGAAAGT GTTGAAACACGAGAACTTGGTAGACATGATTGGATTTTCCTGTGACGGACAGCACCCATGTTTGGTGTATGCCCTTATGACCAATGGCTCTTTGCTCGATCGACTAGCGTGCATG GAAGATACTATTCCACTGTGCTGGCGGCAGAGATGCTTGATAGCCGAAGGGTCAGCAAGAGGTTTGGAGTATCTACACTGCTACCATCATATCCACAGAGATGTAAAAAG CGCAAACATCTTGTTAGATGAAACATTTGTGGCAAAGATCTCAGACTTCGGGTTGACAAGAGCATCAGCCAAGCACACGTCCACAACCATGATGACGGAGAGGATTGTGGGTACCCGCGCCTACATGGCACCTGAGGCGCTAAGAGGAGAGATCACGCCAAAATCGGATGTCTTCAGCTTTGGGGTG GTGTTGCTAGAAATCTTGTCTGGGCTCCCGCCAGCTGATGAAAACCGTGAGCCACAGTTCTTG ATGGAGTTTAGGTATGATAtagatgatgaggatgaggagctGACCCTTGAGGAGTTCGTGGACAAAAAGATGACAGACTGGGAGATGAGCCAGATTGAGAGCGTATACTCTTTGGCCTGTAATTGTCTCCACGACAGGAAAAACCGGCGGCCAGTCATCAAACAG GTTCTGTCTGAGCTTAAAGGAGTTGTCAAAACCATATCTCTGGATTTAGAGGCATAA
- the irak4 gene encoding interleukin-1 receptor-associated kinase 4 isoform X2 — MTNSVTSATYIRNLSYSLRRELSDFLDPQDKWKDVIVSIRRQNGELRYSQLHVRRFEGLVAQGRSPTLELLNDWGTTNSTVGELVDILQSHSLLAAASVLLPDRVKEARDTAETQLVAVAEKTYSTLSTKLLEDREVDRETPVRSALRPQILLEDKEPEHTGFSNFLYSEMRKITLNFDDRPMSDGGSRLGEGGFGTVYRGLLNDRPVAVKKLGTMDDISLDELRIQFNQEIQTLKVLKHENLVDMIGFSCDGQHPCLVYALMTNGSLLDRLACMEDTIPLCWRQRCLIAEGSARGLEYLHCYHHIHRDVKSANILLDETFVAKISDFGLTRASAKHTSTTMMTERIVGTRAYMAPEALRGEITPKSDVFSFGVVLLEILSGLPPADENREPQFLMEFRYDIDDEDEELTLEEFVDKKMTDWEMSQIESVYSLACNCLHDRKNRRPVIKQVQ, encoded by the exons ATGACCAATTCAGTTACTTCCGCTACTTACATTCGCAACCTCAGTTATAGTCTACGTCGCGAGTTGTCGGATTTTTTGGACCCTCAAGACAAATGGAAAGATGTTATTGTGTCGATACGCAGGCAGAATGGGGAACTGAGGTACAGCCAGCTTCATGTGAG GAGGTTTGAAGGCCTTGTTGCACAGGGGAGAAGCCCCACACTGGAGCTGCTGAACGACTGGGGGACCACCAACAGTACAGTGGGTGAACTTGTGGACATTTTACAGAGTCACAGCTTATTGGCTGCTGCTAGTGTTCTGCTCCCTG acagaGTAAAGGAGGCCAGAGacacagcagagacacagcTGGTGGCTGTGGCAGAAAAAACATACAGCACCCTTTCAACCAAGCTACTGGAAGACAGGGAGGTGGACAGAGAGACGCCTGTCCGCTCTGCTCTGCGGCCCCAGATTCTTCTGGAAGACAAAGAACCAGAACACACAG GTTTCTCGAACTTTTTGTACTCAGAGATGAGGAAGATAACGCTGAACTTTGATGACCGTCCCATGTCGGACGGCGGCAGCAGACTTGGAGAGGGAGGCTTTGGCACAGTATACAGAGGCCTCCTGAATGACAGGCCAGTTGCAGTAAAAAAGCTCGGCACA ATGGACGATATCTCATTGGACGAGCTGCGAATTCAGTTTAATCAGGAGATTCAAACCTTGAAAGT GTTGAAACACGAGAACTTGGTAGACATGATTGGATTTTCCTGTGACGGACAGCACCCATGTTTGGTGTATGCCCTTATGACCAATGGCTCTTTGCTCGATCGACTAGCGTGCATG GAAGATACTATTCCACTGTGCTGGCGGCAGAGATGCTTGATAGCCGAAGGGTCAGCAAGAGGTTTGGAGTATCTACACTGCTACCATCATATCCACAGAGATGTAAAAAG CGCAAACATCTTGTTAGATGAAACATTTGTGGCAAAGATCTCAGACTTCGGGTTGACAAGAGCATCAGCCAAGCACACGTCCACAACCATGATGACGGAGAGGATTGTGGGTACCCGCGCCTACATGGCACCTGAGGCGCTAAGAGGAGAGATCACGCCAAAATCGGATGTCTTCAGCTTTGGGGTG GTGTTGCTAGAAATCTTGTCTGGGCTCCCGCCAGCTGATGAAAACCGTGAGCCACAGTTCTTG ATGGAGTTTAGGTATGATAtagatgatgaggatgaggagctGACCCTTGAGGAGTTCGTGGACAAAAAGATGACAGACTGGGAGATGAGCCAGATTGAGAGCGTATACTCTTTGGCCTGTAATTGTCTCCACGACAGGAAAAACCGGCGGCCAGTCATCAAACAGGTGCAGTGA